The genomic DNA TTGATCTGACATTGTCTGAAATTTGACTTGTCTCTCCGCTGCAGGCCTGCGTTGTGAAGAGAGAGTTTAGAAAAGCAGAGCAGCTGATCAAACATGCAGTGTTTTTAGCAAGGTAACCTGCTGTTCCTTATAAAGACCCCAAATAATTTGTATTCATTCTGTTATCATGAATTCTTATTCAGTATTTTGTGTCTTGCAGAGAACATTTTGGACACAAGCATCCCAAGTACTCCGACACGCTGCTAGATTATGGATTTTACCTATTAAATGTAGACAACATATGCCAATCAGTTGCTATTTACCAGGTAAGTAGAGTGATTGGCAACAGAAGTGTGTAGATGTTTTCTCTGCCTcagtttattataaaaaaacagtgtggcataatatctatatataaattaaataaaaaaaaaaaatttctttaCAAATTCCAGACAGCGCTGGACATCCGACAGTCTGTGTTCGGGGGGAAGAATATCCACGTTGCCACAGCCCATGAAGACCTGGCCTACTCCTCATATGTGCACCAATATAGCTCCGGGAAATTTGACAACGCTCTGTGAGTACAATGAATCTTACAAACTTGTGACTGTTTCTAAACCAGCCAGTTAATTACATTAGACATGAGCTCCCTTGTAGATGTAGCACAAGACTATGACTCATACTGTGCCTGTTCCGTTACTCACTGGACTGGGATATATATGTTATGTGGCTGCATGCTTTGGATGTGTGCCATTTCATATATTAAAAAGCGTTGATCATTTAGACACAATGATGGATGATGCCAAGGATAAGATTGTGTTTTCTAACTGATCCAGTAACATCGCGTCTTGTATACAAAGGCCCTTCTTCGAGTTTGGGTAATGCTTTGACTTCTCTAACCCAGATGTGAGCTTCACAACAACTTTCCTCAGGGGAAACACTTGGCTTTCTTGGAAGTGTTTATCCTGAATAGAATACAGTTTCCAGCCAAGTCTGAGTTGCATGGCATGTTTGGGTCAGCTGCTGTGTTTGTCCCTCAGGTTCCACGCAGAACGTGCCATAGACATCATAACTCACATTCTGCCTGAGGACCATCTGCTGCTGGCTTCCTCCAAGAGAGTCAAAGGTAAGGCAAGTTTCCTGGAGATACTGGGCTTCAGCCCACTGTGTGGAGGGTACGGTGGGGAATATCAGGCATGCACTCTATCTTAAAACAAGCATAATAACAGTGAAGTGTTGGGAAATCCTAGTAAACCTGGTATATTTCACATTTGGTACCAAAGAAATGACATGGCGCTGTCACTGTGGCTCCACTGTGTCATGCCTTTGAGCCAGGTCATCCAGACAAATCCTGGGCAGATGTCTAATATGTTCTTGATCATACTTTTATTTCCTTCAGCTCTGATTCTGGAGGAAATTGCCATTGACTGCCACAATAAAGAGACAGAAGAGCGCCTTCTTCAAGAGGCTCATGACCTGCACCTCTCCTCGCTGCAGCTGGCCAAGAAGGCCTTCGGAGAGTTCAACGTCCAGACAGCCAAACACTATGGCAACTTAGGACGACTCTACCAGTCCATGAGGAAgttcaaggtgtgtgtgtgtgtgcgtgtgtgtgcgcatgtgtttttgtttgtttaattgtgAAAATAGCTCAGAGCTTGTTTCCAGTTGGGTCTTGGCATATGAAAGACACAAGATACAGAGATGAGCTGGTATTTGCCAAATCCGACCGACACAACACGCGTCTTTCTTCTCAAGAAAAGCATTAAGtgctgttgatgtttttttttctgttcttttggCGAAAATATACCATCAAGTTCGTATAATCCTGACATGAAAACAGCCTAAACAGAAAGTTCCACATCAGCTGCAGCCtttgattgttttttaaaacagcGCTCCTCTGTACGGTCTTTGTCTCAAACATGCCCCATATGAGACAACCGGTTGTGATTGGCCCAGCACGTCTAAGGCCgctggaaatctgtccaaaGCGGAGGAGGACCAGATGCATCTgccagagcaaataaaacatgagcATGCAGATTTGTCTGGTTCCCAGGCAACAAAGTTAGTCTGTAGTATAAAATTCCCTTTTTGTGTTTCCTAGGcagtgttttaatttttttactagGAAGAACTTTGTCACTTAGCCACTTGATTTGGCACATTTTTGAGAAGGGAAATTAGCTTAAAATAACCCATGGCATCCATTTTGCATGGGACAAGGACTGTGCTTTTTATCCCCCATCACTTACATTGAAAGTGCTTTtagaaaattatcttttaatggCCAGTGTGAACAGAAGGAATGATTAAAGTAATCAAAACCTGTTTCATTTTCCATATTGGTATTTAAGCTATGACTGTGGAAAAGAAaccaaatgtgtttaaaaataattcattaattattGTGGTTTTACGGGTGTCCGGATGTAACCAGGAGGCAGAGGAGATGCACATCAAAGCCATCCAGATCAAGGAGCAGCTTCTGGGCCACGAGGACTACGAGGTGGCTCTGTCTGTGGGTCACCTGGCCTCCCTCTACAACTACGACATGAACCAGTATGAAGACGCAGAGAGGCTCTACCTGCGCTCCATCGCTATCGGTCAGACACAGGGATGGGATGGGTCACTCATGCTGgctgttacttttttttttttttttttttatctttgtctggttttcaacaacaacacaaaacagtTCTTACTTTACTCACTTTATTGTAAATCGAGTATTTTTGTTCATGCCGGgatcctgtactgtacatatgatATATAAGTTTTTCCAGTGAGCTGTTGAGTAAGCAGGCTGGTAGCATGTTTTGATCCCATCCTATGAACTGAACCTGCTCCAGAGCAGGTTAGCCATTCACCATAGTTACCCTGGTTAAAGTAAATGGTTGCTTCTAGATACTACAAAGCctggtttaaagtgctcatattatgctttttggcttttccccttttttatatctttttttagtgctgtcaaacgataacattttttaattgcattaatgtcatagttaactcacgattaatcgtaattaatcgcacatttttatctattttaaatgtcccttgacttctttttgtcccattatattttctcattttaatgctcttatcaacatggaaaagtggattggcttgctttgtgcaaataatttttttttattggaatggaaatggaatggaaattgatttatttgaaacaattgctaatttccacctgtagtccctgggcaggtaaacAACAAGGTAAAACCAGGTAAAACAACATTGAGATGGATTTCTCATGGACTccagaaaaatgtatttttctggTCTGCTCGCAGGAGTGCAGCTGCAGATGAACCAAATTCTGAGCCAAAGCTGCCAGCTGAGTCAGACTGATTTGATATGCTTCTCTCATATGTTGACACGAGCCCCTAATACTTAATGTTTGTCTAAGGCTTAGTAGCCCACGGTGGGGCATTGAGTTAGCCATTAGGAGCCTAATTAGATTCTAATTAGTAGAATCAGAAAACACCTACAGAAAAGGAtgtattgccaagtaagtaacacaAGGAATTTTCCTTGGTGGACGGTGcatatataaacataaacatatcaaaagaaaaataaacaatgatTGTAAAAGAAACTGTAGGACAGCATTAAGCCAttattgtctttattgattatGAGCTTATACGTTTCTTGATTAATCGCTTGATCGCCTAAACAtcagaaaatattgaaaaatgtcAACCTATATTTTAGAGCCTGACATTGTTTTGTCCCGACCAACAGTCCTAACCCCAAAGACATAAATTTACTATATTGTAAGACAAGAAAAAGCATTACATTCTCACATTTGACAAGTTTAAATAATGGAATGTTGTAAATTTTAGCTTATAAATTGACTAATCGAATATCAGAATAGCTGGCAATTCATTTTTGGTCGATTTGACTAATTAATCGACTAATCGCTGCAGCTCTAGAATGATTACAAACATTGTTTGTGATGTGTCCTAACAGgtaagaagctgtttggagagGGTTACAGTGGGCTGGAGTACGACTACCGAGGCCTAATCAAACTCTACAACTCAGTGGGGAACTACGAGAAGGTGTTTGAATACCACAACGTACTGTCTAACTGGAACCGGCTGAGGGACCGGCAGTTTGCGGTGGCAGATGCCCTGGAGGACGTCAACACTACACCGCAGCAGACCCAGGAGGTGGTACAAGCCTTCCTATTGGCCCAGAGCCTGGGCCCCACCCGCCCATGTCTCGGCTGATTTTATgagggaagagaaagaagaagagagacacaTGGGCTTTAGCCTGGCGAGGACACATACTAAGCCCAAATGTGATGCTTCAGTTGCACACAGTTAAATAGTAATGCACAGTCAATTCAAGCATCACTGGCGAGTCAGTTGGTTTTATAGTCACTGCAGCTGCcagtacatacacagacatacacacacatttagttgtggaataaaaaaaagtagagAAGACACCGTTTTCAAACCTCATCGACATTCATTCAAACCATCAAGATGCAACTCCGGACTGGATGCAGCTTCACCCCACAGAGCAGACCGTTGCATTTCTCCAAGAGAAAGGGGACACACGACTTGAGGGGGGAGGGAGTAAAAAAGAAATTTTTAAAAATCCGTCAATCATCCTGTAAGGATGACAAATTCTCTCTTCTCTTGTCTCGctcaccttttttcttttcagtttggAATTGGagattttttgctttttgtatTTGAACCAGTGTAGTTCTGAATGCCACGAGACTCATCCAAGATCAAAACCAAGTTCTCCAGGGCTATATACAGGACGGTATCTGGACCCCACACACATCTGTGATAAACTTGTTTTAACCCACATCCTCCATCATCACTTGGGGGATCAGAGATGGAAAATGTCAGATATTTTTGACACttgtacagtaaaataataCAGCAGATTGTACATTTAAGTTTCAATTGAAGGCTTTCTTGGTTCTTTTCTTTGCAAAGAAACGAAAGTGGATCCTAATGGTGTTTTTCCATACACGTGTGCTGGCTTGGCTCAGTTTGACAGCACAGCAGGGATTTGCGTCTCCATTATAAACACACAAGCCTACCCGCTCGAAGGTGTCTTAAACTGCTTTTCTTGAGTCGATGACGTTTAAACGCAGCGCGCTGATCCATGGTTGTGACTAGTGGTCAAAGGAGTGGCGTTTCCTATgagttcttcacaataaaagtcccccGTTATTAGTAGACTTACGTGAGTTGAGTCTTGCAACACGTGCTTGTTTGAGAGGGAGGGGGTGTCACAGCAATGGGTTGGCTGCGGTCGGCGAGACGTCACCGCAACCCGCTTGATGGTGGGTGAGGAGCACCTTGGCCCGACGCTGGAGTTGGTCCATCTCGGGCGCGACTCGCCGTGTTTAATCTAGTAATGGAAATGCAAATCAGGAGCGGCTAAAAGTGCCGATGGAAAAGCACCATAAGAGAAGTCCTGTTTTGAACTGCGTGTTGGAGAGAGATTACAGTACACAGAAACAGTGGAATGTGTTCAACCAGTGGGTATATTGTTACACACAGAAAAGGCTtcacaagtcttttttttttttttttttcagtatattttatttctttttttcaaccttaGTACTGACGATAATTAAAAATGCCAATAATTTATAATATGCAAAAGTATGTTTATGTAGCCCGTTGTGTATGCTTTTCTTACTGAGTGAGCCATGAATTCTGAAGAAACAGCTCAACACTATTACTCTAAAACAAGGGACTTGGATAGGATGGAAAAGAGGAAGATGCTAAATGTACAGACGCTTATAAGCCTCCCTTTATTTGTTAATCTTAAGGCGTGGCttcatgtgtgagtgtgtatgtgtgtgtcagtatacaCAGATAAAACTCTGGGTGCCCAAGTGCTCCACTGATGATTACTAGCCTTACACCAGCTTGCAGTTATCTGTAGACGGACCCATACTTCTAAGTGCTAAATAAACTATTAATACCCTTAAGGGCACTACATTGGGGACcaatattgtgtatgtgtgtatgcatgcatgtgttgcCAGCCTGTTTACCTGTGCATCTGGCCTTTCCTCTCCACTCCTTCCTGTCAAGATATTCCATTCATGCAAAGTTccagatattattattattttttttttaactggacCATGTTTTTCCATCATACTGACTATTTATGTCCAAAATCCCATCAGTTGTTTCACCATAGAGCTTTAATCATAATGAACCAATGGGATAAATAACCCTGACCCGATAACATGTCTGTTTAAAATCGTATGCCGTGATGCTCACTTTGTTATAACTCCTGTCAGTCTGGTGCGTCAGCTGCTGGTCCGCGTGCAGCACGTTTAAAGGATCAGATCACTCAAGTTACCGAAAAAAATGCATCTCGCTTACCACTagtgcagtggttcccaaccgtATTTGACTAGAGCCAAACCAGTAGTGGACTTGTAAGGGTAATACCAATATTGAcatttgagagtttaaaaaaaaaactgtatatctGCAGATATCCATTCTGTTTACATGAACgcacaacataaacaaaaatgtacagtatgtaaataCGAAATTGGGACCAATACACAGTATGTACTTACAGTAGGCACTTTGCAGTGTAAAAATCAACCATCAATGTAATGGCACCGCTGTCTACATTTTTCTACTGACATTTCCTGTGATTTGCTCTGTAGAGAACTAACTGATGAGATTTTTCTTACTGGTGGAAAATGCGAAAATAATGTCCAGCTTTAAAATGAATTCAGGCATGGATATCCGCAACATTACTGAAAATGTGATGCCTTCGATAAGCACCCCACTGTGTTTAGTTTTAAGTGAATGAAGAAAACGAGCTTTGCCTTGCTGTTGCTTCAGTGCTGTCGGACGTCTCCCTCTCTAGCAGTGATGTGAGTGGCTCTAGTTGAGGAGGTCCAGCCTTAGCCCCCTTAAAAGGACGCTCAGCTACACTCTCGGTGCTCCGGCTTCAACAAGCGCACCCTCCTTCTCCACACACAAACCCTCCCTctgggagacagaggaagtCTTTCCAGGACTGAGGTGGAAATGAATGTTACCTGCAGTCGGTATTTCCAAGCAGTTCTATACACAGATGGCAGATTAGATTTGGACACTTTGCAGAAAGCTGTATATTACAGTAGAGTTGGGCTTGTGGACAAATGGTCAATACATATCTTCTCATACTACAAAgtaaattacaaaaatataatggaaaacTACCCTCAGATACTCCTACGCTGTTCTTCTCTCCTCCAGCTACACcgactgtttttattcagaggtcACATGTCGACCTGTTGAATTGCATTCTGGTCTATTAGGGCTACTGTTTCAGAGCCACTGGCAAGTGATTTCTGCGTCACCTGCAGTGGATTTTACTCCGTACGCACCGTGAAAATTCAAGAAAAGGCTTTTTTCCACTGATTTTGACACAAATCATTGTCTGTCCAAACTCCAGCTGAACTGTCAATATCCATAATGTCACATTCTGTTTGGCCaacaggaaaaagaaaataatggacccagaaatgtgtttttttaaaatggtgTTTAAGGAGTGATTTTCTTTTATCAATAACCCTGAGAAACCAGCTTTCTGATGGAATGTAAGAGACAAGGTTTGACTTGACAATACCTACTGGTCATTGTGATCTACTGATATCTGAAAGGGAATGCTGTAGTTTCAgtgctggggggggggtggaggttCAGAGGGCGTGGGGCTTTCGGGGAAATATGGACAAAGTTAAAGATGTTCAATAAAGCTGTGATCTCTCCAACAGCCCTGTTTCTCTCTACACGTTCAGATGATTGACACCAAATgtgatgggggagggggggggggggttcactGTTGTCCTGTTACTGCTTCACTGCAAAAACATTAAATCTTATATAATTGATCACAAAAGCCACAtgcatttttctgttgtgttCAAACTTTAAACTAGAATGTATTCACATATGTGGACACAGACCCTGTTTTCCAAGATTTGGGCCTTTTCGTTTcaattaaccctcctgttgtcctcgagtcaaatttgaccccttttaaaaatgtctatatcagaaatatgtgtttctttgtaaccaaattacaacaaaaaaaggatggtttccatacaacgctctttgCAAATATAATTGatcactttcattgaatttctggtgaaaattgaaatggtttcaaatcagtatcctgactaaactcaTCCACTCAACATacgttcctctgatcttaactattagtcaaaataattcataatttgtttgttttttactaaaatattaggtataattgcatataaatgaggtttattgatcatgaattccaaaaagtagtgtaaaactagtggtagtAAGTTGGGGTtagtgaaaacaaaacaaaaaaagtcagaaaaagggacgaaaatgtaaagtgtcaaaaagtttttgacccgggaggacaacacaagggttaataggACTCTTTATGCTAGAGCATGCAATGATATTTTTGAATAGTGAATAGTCTTGTACCCTACCAACTTTGTAGGCTACAGTTTAGGGAATGCCCATTCCTATTTCAACAGCACAATTCCCCAATGTGTGTCAGGTCTAACTGCGTTGTATTGTATAGTGACCAGAGACCACACTTCCTGGGACTGTGTTTCAGCATTTTATTGCAAGGCACCAGTAATGACATCTGGATAACCTCCCTGCCATTATTAGAAACAAAGCATTCACAAGGTCTCTCCTACATAAATGCTCTCATACTATAATAGTCTCTGTTCCTGTTTAACACCATGAACAGAGTCACACTAGCCAACATGGTCACAACTGCGCACTCTAGTGTTGCAAGCTACATGGCAGCACTGCTACGCCTGCATAGGTCCATAAAGAAAAAAGGTTTTCCCAGATTGGTGTGATGTGGTCGCTTCTCTCAGAACGGGTTAAAAGCCTGGCAGCAGTGTTTTGTAGAAGTCTTTGGATGTTTCGCCTGCTGACACAGATCAGGTGTGCGGCAATAGTCAAGTCTGGAGGAGATGAAAGCATGGATGACCTTTTCTAGATCTGCACATGAAAGGAATGAGTTCAGAAATAATTATAAAGACCCCTTTAGCCACACACATTCTCGTTATGTTCAGCAGAAAGTGTGCAGGCTACATTAAggaagtatttaaaaaaataaataaagtcccTTACAGATACAGGCTTTTTATTCAAGCTTCCTGTTCAATAGTGCTGTGATCTATGTGTACAATAAGTCTCTCCCTTGGGTGGTTGGTTTGATTTCATAAAGTAAATTACAGCAATCGCAAATACTCTTaccaccaacaaaaaaaacagatacatTTTCATACTTCTAACTGGCCTGCTGAAATTCTTTCAACAGTCTCAGAAAAAGTTTCAATCTTTGCTCAGGGTTAAGAGCAAATGGGTCCTGCCACTGGGTTCCCTATGaataacaaaaataacattCATATTCCCTGATAGTTCAACAGACCTATGAGACTTCTTTTCCACAAGTATCTGAATGCCTTACAGTAACAGGGGTAAGATGAGACACATCTTGTATCTCAGTCAGCAGCCACACATAAAAATCAATCATGTTCACAAAGTTTAAAAAGAGAAATCCCAGATCCCCAATTTTTAAACTGAAGTCAGAACAGAATGTATGTGAGAGGTCAAATATGATTGCTGTCAGATGTTTTCACTGCCATCTTATACCTCTAAATACACCGATTTAGAATGTGCCGACATGTGGCCCATTTGTCCGCATTCTCCCACAGCAATGGctgaatttgtttttctttggagAAAACCAAAAGTGACCTGAGGCCATCTCTTATTTAAGATAAtcttttggggcatttttaggcctttattttcacaggacagaagatatgaaaggggggaatgacatgcagcaaagggcagcagatcggagtcaaacctgcggccactgcatcgaggagtaaacctctatatatgtgcgcctgctctaccaactgagctaaaccAGCCACGCGTTAGGACAGTTTCACTGACTGCTGAGTGGCTTTCAGTTCTTTTTCTCTTCCGGCTCATCATTGGTGAGGTATTCGATGTGTGTCCATATACACCATATCTGCAGAGAAACAATGGGATGTTTGGCTGTTAGACAGCTTTACGTGAAcaaatataacataacataaatatGAGCAGAAATTATTTCTGTAAAACATGCTGTTTATGATTATCACAGGTTATTTCTACCTCCACCGATAGAGCCAGCAGGCGgcctgcagccagcagcagggTCCCCGCAGCCTGGATCCAGGGAGGCAGATACAGCCAGTGGGATAGTAAGCCCCACTGATACCCATACAGCCACAGGGGGAGGCAGTGCAGCCCACTCACCACCCATGTGCCAAGAGGTGTCCGAAACCCTAACAGCACCGGATGCACAGTTTGAGTTCAGATCAACTCTTGGAATTATTGATTTACTGTATCTTGAGCTGCACGACAACATCAACTTATATACAGTTACAGACCGTACCGTTTGCCATGATGGCTTGTATGAATCGAGGACTGGTGATGAAACTGTTCTTCCAGTGGTCACCTCTGGCATTGTggttacacacaaacacgcaccaCTCCAAGGCAGACACCAGCCAACCCCACTATAATACAATACATATTTGACATCAGACATCAACAAACTCTCAACAaagtctgatgctgctccattgggctgggAATATGGGGCGtatttcaaccgaaccaggaaagacaatgcctctgcactcaattggatagacctacaaccaatcagagcaacggagtatGTGACTCATGTTGACCACAGGGTTTTCATTGCACCCCATCTTCTTAGCGACCATCGGGGCCAGctgataaattaaacttttgccgaatCCCGTAGGAAGGActgcaaaaacatctttccgaTCAACAAATGCCTCGATcacggttctctgttcctcttttaaaatgaatgcgctgtcgatatcttctataacagaatggcggaatctacacatctcaattctccagcggcagccatctttgtcgtaaacaaattcaacccaagcgctctttggtgacgtggctgattacgttactgttgatcatctgtccatcatcgtataaagcccgccctgacaatttgattggtccaaacagctttggttcgagcatagttgctccacaacggatcaagtccagaccgaacttcccgacctcaaatgttgtgggcggggtaAATTTCAGCTAGCATCCAGGCTAAAATACAGCATAAGTAGTAAATAAATCTGTAGAGACAAGGTTTAGTAGTACAGTGGGTGTTTTGGTTGatgttacaaaaaaacatcaatctGGATCGACGACAATTCATTTCCAGGATACTCGCTGTACATTGTGGCGATGTGTGTTGCCGCTGTCTAACTCTGttctcttcgggaaacaacTAACTTTGACCTAGTAAACTACACGCTGAAAAagtgttttgaagaaaatttgaatcgtgcaacaaggcaggcctctTTTGAGGAATGATTGtacagatttacaaagaatatggttacggcatttactatctaactgggacgttttgagACCGCTTGGCGGGGATCGCtatgaaaaaaatacacacggcgatacactaataagagcaaattacgtttaaccatgtatccagctaatttacatGTATATAGCTCCTGTTACTGGATTGtatgaacagttaacttcatttaatattgtatgttgtgttttcttttggtcTTTGGgactggagcttagcgccggccaagacaattgtgattggtttgaaaaaaaaaaaatgcaatcctggaatgtatctgtggaggagccagaccttacttcacagcactgtggagataggtctggcaatacgaGACTACAAAAAACAAGATGCAGAACAGTGCAGGCTGCTGCTGGTGTAAGAAGGATAAATATGGATGACTTTCTTGGCAAATACTAAACTCCTTTGTACCAGCTGATCATCCCTTATGTTTTCAAAAACACTGCATGCAATAATTGTGTGTGTAAATCAAAAAGAGAGGATCATTTGAAAAGATTTCTTGTGATAATGAGCACTTGGTGCGTATACTGTTTGTGTTGAATGTTCTGCAGCCATCAGACCTTAAACAGCAGGCTCCACAGCATGCCTCTGCCCAGGTTGTCCACCACTACATCCAGCCAGGCTCCAAACCTGGAGGTCTGACCCAGCCTCCTTGCCAGCCAGCCGTCCACTCCTGCACAGAAAACATCACCACATACTGCAGACAGACCCCTCATGTCATGTGCACTCAGTAACTATTCCTCCTGGCAAGGCATCTTTGGGGTTTTGAAACTGGACACAGCAATACCTAAGATTCTGTTCTTCACTCATGCAGTACCATTATCAGCATTTTATCAATAATACCTTTCAGGTTGTCTATCTTTTATTTGATATGATAGGATGCAGGttgattaattaaaattaaaagtcatGGGTGTCGGActgaggggaaaaaaggggactgagtataCAGGGCCTGCATGtaaggagggcccaaaaagacacttgaattaaagctttagtgcgtaactttttgatattattgaacgtccgttacattcaagccattgccaaaatgagttgctacaaagcgcGGTCACgggaggcttgtatcatgtggacgcgccacaGTTTTGTCATCatcacttagaattcctcatggggcggcagaaactacgcactatagctttaatgaaTTCTGTGCACCGCTGCTGCATAAAGTAGCCTatatagtagggctgggcaatatatcaatattatatcaatatcgtgatacaagactagatatcgtcttagattttggatatcgtaatatcgtgatatggcataagtgttgtcttttcctggttttaaagtctGCATTACAgcaaagtgatgtacttttctgaacttaccagacggttgtaactgttctattatttgccttttccccacttagacattatgttcacattactgatgattat from Perca fluviatilis chromosome 2, GENO_Pfluv_1.0, whole genome shotgun sequence includes the following:
- the appbp2 gene encoding amyloid protein-binding protein 2 isoform X1; amino-acid sequence: MAAVELEWIPETLYNTAISAVVDNYSRSRRDIRSLPENIQFDVYYKLYQQGRLCQLGGEFCELEVFAKVLRASDKRHLLHHCFQALMDHGVKVASVLANSFSRRCSYIAESDAHVKEKAIQFGFVLGGFLSDAGWYGDAEKVFLSCLQLCTLHSEVLHCFRAVECCVRLLHVRNGNCKYHLGEETFKLAQSYMDKLAKHGHQANKAALYGELCALLFAKSHYDEAYRWCIEAMKEITPGLPVKVVVDVLRQASKACVVKREFRKAEQLIKHAVFLAREHFGHKHPKYSDTLLDYGFYLLNVDNICQSVAIYQTALDIRQSVFGGKNIHVATAHEDLAYSSYVHQYSSGKFDNALFHAERAIDIITHILPEDHLLLASSKRVKALILEEIAIDCHNKETEERLLQEAHDLHLSSLQLAKKAFGEFNVQTAKHYGNLGRLYQSMRKFKEAEEMHIKAIQIKEQLLGHEDYEVALSVGHLASLYNYDMNQYEDAERLYLRSIAIGKKLFGEGYSGLEYDYRGLIKLYNSVGNYEKVFEYHNVLSNWNRLRDRQFAVADALEDVNTTPQQTQEVVQAFLLAQSLGPTRPCLG
- the appbp2 gene encoding amyloid protein-binding protein 2 isoform X2, which gives rise to MDHGVKVASVLANSFSRRCSYIAESDAHVKEKAIQFGFVLGGFLSDAGWYGDAEKVFLSCLQLCTLHSEVLHCFRAVECCVRLLHVRNGNCKYHLGEETFKLAQSYMDKLAKHGHQANKAALYGELCALLFAKSHYDEAYRWCIEAMKEITPGLPVKVVVDVLRQASKACVVKREFRKAEQLIKHAVFLAREHFGHKHPKYSDTLLDYGFYLLNVDNICQSVAIYQTALDIRQSVFGGKNIHVATAHEDLAYSSYVHQYSSGKFDNALFHAERAIDIITHILPEDHLLLASSKRVKALILEEIAIDCHNKETEERLLQEAHDLHLSSLQLAKKAFGEFNVQTAKHYGNLGRLYQSMRKFKEAEEMHIKAIQIKEQLLGHEDYEVALSVGHLASLYNYDMNQYEDAERLYLRSIAIGKKLFGEGYSGLEYDYRGLIKLYNSVGNYEKVFEYHNVLSNWNRLRDRQFAVADALEDVNTTPQQTQEVVQAFLLAQSLGPTRPCLG
- the si:ch1073-145m9.1 gene encoding uncharacterized protein si:ch1073-145m9.1, with protein sequence MGLQVLLWWPNIIGYIRIGLVFAAWAAYKTPAIFVSLYSISIALDGVDGWLARRLGQTSRFGAWLDVVVDNLGRGMLWSLLFKWGWLVSALEWCVFVCNHNARGDHWKNSFITSPRFIQAIMANGFRTPLGTWVVSGLHCLPLWLYGYQWGLLSHWLYLPPWIQAAGTLLLAAGRLLALSVEIWCIWTHIEYLTNDEPEEKKN